One segment of Tachyglossus aculeatus isolate mTacAcu1 chromosome 16, mTacAcu1.pri, whole genome shotgun sequence DNA contains the following:
- the ARL3 gene encoding ADP-ribosylation factor-like protein 3 isoform X2 yields MGLLSILRKLKSAPDQEVRILLLGLDNAGKTTLLKQLASEDISHITPTQGFNIKSVQSQGFKLNVWDIGGQRKIRPYWRNYFENTDVLIYVIDSADRKRFEETGQELAELLDEEKLSSVPVLIFANKQDLLTAAPASEIAEGLNLHTIRDRVWQIQSCSALTGEGVQDGMNWVCKNVSAKKK; encoded by the exons GGCTTACTCTCAATTCTGCGCAAACTGAAGAGTGCACCAGACCAGGAGGTGAGGATCCTTCTCCTGGGGCTAGATAATGCTGGCAAGACTACACTCCTGAAACAGCTGGCATCTGAAGACATCAGCCACATCACACCCACGCAG GGTTTTAACATCAAAAGTGTACAGTCTCAAGGTTTTAAATTAAATGTTTGGGACATTGGTGGACAGAGGAAGATCAGGCCATACTGGAGGAATTATTTTGAAAATACGGATGTGCTC ATATATGTTATCGACAGCGCAGACAGAAAAAGATTCGAAGAGACGGGCCAG GAGTTAGCCGAATTACTGGATGAAGAAAAACTAAGCAGCGTTCCAGTGCTCATCTTCGCTAATAAACAGGATTTGCTTACGGCCGCCCCTGCCTCCGAGATTGCCGAAGGACTTAACCTGCACACAATCCGCGACCGAGTCTGGCAGATCCAGTCTTGCTCGGCCCTCACAGGAGAGGGGGTGCAG